The following proteins come from a genomic window of Crassostrea angulata isolate pt1a10 chromosome 1, ASM2561291v2, whole genome shotgun sequence:
- the LOC128155572 gene encoding uncharacterized protein LOC128155572, giving the protein MAEPEKPRKHDVMISYNWDNKETVLKIREKLRENGISCWIDVENMSGSTLEAMSAAVENCTIFLMCYSGKYSESNNCQAEAEYAKQKDKIIIPCKMERGYEACGWLGFLLGSKLFFEFSGKYPFENKMNDLLREIKVRLNMETDDKLSTEVQKSLRTGDRPIAKNEGADISRIVKEFQVHDVEGARHIAHSPPDKFWIGYEKSIALIDSEGNKLSEIQRYRFTFGAHSVTKEGHLVYLSGVSVKRYLSESSSENFITGTNVDGWKARSIYASHRTGDVIVGLQNEGKGIGKLAVYDNKGTYKQTIENDANEKPLYTWPRYVTDNINGDIVTSDWYGGIVATDQAGTHRFTYNLSIPRAVVTDSNGRIFGCNNTPKIHVLDQNGKFLMNILTGSKDVFSLYIHQDTELYAGYDSAKKIVVYKL; this is encoded by the exons ATGGCGGAACCAGAAAAACCCAGAAAGCACGATGTGATGATAAGCTACAACTGGGATAACAAAGAAACCGTTCTGAAAATACGGGAAAAGCTACGGGAAAATGGCATTTCCTGTTGGATAGACGTGGAGAACATGTCGGGATCGACCCTGGAAGCGATGAGCGCGGCGGTGGAGAACTGTACGATATTCCTGATGTGTTATTCCGGGAAATACTCGGAGAGTAACAATTGTCAGGCAG AAGCGGAATATGCCAAACAGAAAGACAAGATTATAATACCATGTAAAATGGAGCGAGGATATGAAGCCTGCGGGTGGTTGGGCTTTCTTTTAGGCAGCAAACTTTTctttgagttttccggaaagtATCCGTTcgaaaacaaaatgaatgacTTGTTACGCGAGATCAAAGTTCGTCTTAATATGGAAACAGATGACAAACTTTCTACAGAAGTACAAAAGTCTCTACGAACTGGGGATCGTCCAATTGCGAAGAACGAAGGAGCGG ATATTTCCAGAATTGTGAAGGAATTTCAGGTACATGACGTAGAAGGTGCCCGACATATTGCTCACTCTCCGCCAGACAAGTTTTGGATTGGATACGAAAAGAGTATTGCATTAATTGACAGCGAAGGAAACAAGCTCAGTGAAATTCAGAGATACCGGTTTACTTTCGGGGCACATTCTGTCACAAAGGAGGGACATCTAGTATACTTGAGTGGCGTCTCGGTGAAGCGGTACCTCAGTGAATCGAGCTCAGAGAATTTCATCACGGGTACGAACGTTGATGGCTGGAAGGCACGAAGCATATATGCCAGTCATCGGACTGGTGACGTCATCGTTGGACTTCAAAACGAAGGAAAGGGTATTGGGAAGTTGGCTGTATACGACAATAAAGGGACATACAAGCAGACAATAGAAAATGATGCTAATGAGAAACCGTTGTACACGTGGCCACGATACGTCACAGATAATATAAACGGGGACATCGTGACGTCAGATTGGTATGGCGGAATTGTAGCGACGGACCAAGCTGGGACTCACCGCTTCACGTACAATCTTTCTATACCCCGGGCGGTTGTGACAGATTCTAATGGCCGTATATTTGGTTGCAATAACACCCCGAAAATTCATGTGCTTGACCAGAATGGCAAGTTTCTGATGAACATCCTCACGGGCTCAAAAGATGTCTTCAGTCTGTACATCCATCAAGACACAGAACTCTATGCTGGATATGACTCAGCCAAGAAGATTGTGGTCTATAAACTGTAA
- the LOC128155562 gene encoding nuclear receptor ROR-beta-like: MDVVNAEKAPMENKSREKVNRRNRKREKYVPSSEPLELPFCRICGKRASGIHFGVYSCEACKAFFRRCLQRTSPYKCDKGGNCIIDEQQKGLNCSACRLKKCQELGMSKEGIRQGRYTVAERTNVIMEVKKLHKNGILRQNQCQNSVTSDPNGRLSVLSDSLSPPDSSINFSPDVYRKDEVPSCSSSVLCSNSLTSGSPGSIIDSPNNHACILDISEEILTKQAVNQSTITKTSLCAPDSQSNQSEAHTLRENLMKGYRALQPFERSLNDQELEKLFEEGYKKYVEKTKLFGNLEFLPADEYNEIYEKTQVDVDGRMKLLQDGRRDMVQIVKEYVQFTHGIPNFKTLSPKDQSTLLKASRFEFFAILQYRALDSEREMMISYTGQSFHRSEICPYTPVEVFRGWFEFARRVKECDFSQEEHALVLAISLTFRDRCSLEEPDKVEEIQTKLTESLENLLKETHGQTGGRRLAKIMDLFVRLRALGEEYLQLYKTLCKDKLLTKVIPEMLQFLFDE; this comes from the exons ATGGATGTAGTCAATGCAGAGAAAGCACCAATGGAGAATAAGAGTCGGGAGAAAGTTAATAGACGGAACCGAAAACGGGAGAAGTATGTGCCATCCTCCGAGCCCCTGGAGCTTCCGTTTTGCCGGATCTGTGGAAAGAGAGCCTCCGGGATACACTTTGGAGTCTACAGCTGTGAAGCCTGCAAG GCATTTTTTCGCCGATGTCTCCAGCGAACTTCTCCATATAAGTGTGACAAAGGTGGAAACTGCATTATAGATGAACAACAGAAAGGGTTAAATTGCTCCGCATGTCGTCTCAAAAAATGCCAAGAGCTCGGGATGTCCAAAGAAG GAATTCGACAGGGGCGGTACACAGTCGCAGAGCGGACGAACGTGATAATGGAGGtgaaaaaattacacaaaaacGGCATTTTACGACAGAATCAGTGTCAAAACAGTGTGACGTCAGATCCGAACGGCAGACTTTCGGTTCTTTCAGATTCCCTCTCACCTCCAGACTCTTCAATAAATTTTTCGCCCGATGTTTACCGAAAGGATGAAGTCCCATCCTGTTCGTCGTCCGTGTTGTGTTCTAACTCACTAACTTCCGGTTCCCCCGGAAGTATCATTGATTCACCTAATAACCATGCTTGTATTCTTGATATATCAGAAGAGATCCTCACCAAACAGGCTGTGAATCAAAGTACAATCACAAAGACATCGCTATGTGCTCCCGACTCCCAATCAAATCAGTCGGAAGCGCATACGCTTAGAGAGAACTTGATGAAGGGTTACAGGGCGCTGCAACCTTTTGAAAGGTCTCTGAATGACCAGGAATTGGAAAAACTGTTTGAGGAGGGTTAT aaaAAATACGTAGAAAAGACAAAACTTTTTGGAAACCTGGAGTTTCTGCCGGCGGATGAATACAACGAAATCTACGAGAAAACACAGGTGGACGTTGACGGGCGGATGAAACTACTGCAGGACGGACGGCGTGATATGGTCCAGATTGTAAAGGAGTATGTGCAATTTACACACGGAATTCCAAACTTCAAAACCTTAAGTCCAAAGGACCAGTCCACGCTTTTAAAAG CCTCCCGGTTCGAGTTTTTCGCCATCCTTCAGTACCGGGCCCTGGACTCTGAGCGAGAAATGATGATAAGTTACACGGGCCAGAGTTTCCACAGGTCCGAGATCTGTCCTTACACACCTGTCGAGGTGTTCAGGGGATGGTTCGAGTTTGCCAGGAGGGTCAAGGAGTGCGATTTTTCTCAAGAGGAGCATGCTTTGGTGCTCGCCATCTCTCTTACATTCCGAG aTAGGTGTTCCCTGGAAGAACCCGACAAAGTGGAGGAAATTCAGACGAAGTTGACTGAGTCGCTGGAAAATCTCTTGAAGGAAACCCACGGACAAACTGGCGGAAGACGACTGGCCAAAATTATGGATCTATTTGTCCGTTTGAGGGCGCTGGGAGAGGAATATCTCCAACTTTACAAAACCTTGTGCAAAGACAAACTGCTAACGAAAGTCATTCCGGAAATGCTACAATTTTTGTTTGACGAATAG